A window of the Desulfobacula toluolica Tol2 genome harbors these coding sequences:
- the dksA gene encoding RNA polymerase-binding protein DksA, protein MMEKDQIKYFKTVLTLRLDELINHAGHTMSELVSQSIQEIGYIDRACVDTDQTLKLRIRSRESHLIKKIRAALDRVENNSYGICESCGEDISIKRLEARPVTTKCIHCKEEEEKQELIMQ, encoded by the coding sequence ATGATGGAAAAAGATCAAATTAAATATTTCAAAACCGTTTTGACTCTGCGGCTTGATGAACTTATAAACCATGCCGGACATACAATGTCGGAACTTGTATCCCAAAGCATTCAGGAAATAGGATACATTGACAGGGCCTGTGTTGATACAGATCAGACTTTGAAATTAAGAATCAGATCAAGGGAAAGCCATTTGATAAAAAAAATCCGGGCTGCATTGGACAGGGTTGAAAACAATTCTTATGGTATTTGTGAATCCTGTGGTGAAGACATTTCAATAAAAAGACTTGAAGCAAGACCTGTTACCACAAAGTGTATTCACTGTAAAGAAGAGGAAGAAAAACAGGAACTGATCATGCAGTAA
- the speA gene encoding biosynthetic arginine decarboxylase — MNYTFERWNTNKSSDLYGIDDWGGGYFSLSDNGDLMVMPSPGEIRNAVSIPEVVEGMKARGMDMPVLLRVENILNSRIIELNESFLSAINELNYGGSFIGAYPIKVNQQEQVVEKITQFGARYHHGLEAGSKAELIAAMGMQTDKKAPLICNGYKDQEFIDLGLYASKIGHFCILVVEMPSELPLIIERSKALNAKPVLGIRIKLSTQAGGHWADSGGDRSIFGLNTTQIVQAVDLLDRENMLDCLQMVHYHLGSQISNIREIRTAVNESCRVYAGLFKEGANIKYLDLGGGLAVDYDGSQSNFLSSKNYTQSEYCTDIIESVMTSLDEEKIPHPTIITESGRSLVAYYSMLLFNVLDVTRFQPEPLPDTLPEECHPQIQYMFNALETLSIRNIQECFNDVLFYRDEVRKLFNHGKITLRDRSLAEQIFWATMNEIAKKAKEMKHIGPELEDIERALADIYYCNFSVFQSLPDSWAIEQLFPVMPIHRLNEEPLRKAIIADITCDCDGKMDRFIDSHGFKRYLPLHELKDSEEYFLGTFLVGAYQETLGDLHNLLGDTNVVTIKILENGEYEFVGEQEGDTVANILSYVAYDPKRLLVRFRKIAEAAVRRGKISPQERREIMQVYEAGLRGYTYFER, encoded by the coding sequence ATGAACTACACATTTGAGCGATGGAATACGAATAAATCCAGTGATCTTTATGGCATAGATGACTGGGGAGGCGGTTATTTCTCACTTTCGGACAATGGTGATCTGATGGTGATGCCGTCTCCGGGTGAAATACGCAATGCGGTCAGCATACCCGAAGTGGTGGAAGGCATGAAAGCACGGGGCATGGACATGCCGGTGCTGCTGAGGGTTGAAAACATTCTCAATTCCCGGATTATCGAGTTAAATGAAAGCTTTTTGTCTGCCATCAATGAATTAAATTATGGCGGTTCATTTATCGGTGCCTACCCAATAAAAGTGAATCAGCAAGAGCAGGTGGTTGAAAAAATAACCCAGTTCGGTGCCAGATACCATCATGGACTTGAAGCAGGCAGCAAAGCTGAACTTATTGCTGCCATGGGGATGCAAACGGACAAAAAAGCCCCTTTGATATGCAATGGATACAAAGACCAGGAATTTATTGACCTTGGACTCTATGCTTCAAAAATCGGACACTTCTGCATCCTGGTTGTGGAAATGCCAAGCGAGCTTCCGCTGATCATTGAACGGTCAAAAGCATTGAACGCAAAACCGGTTTTAGGCATCCGAATAAAATTGTCAACACAGGCTGGCGGACACTGGGCGGATTCGGGCGGAGACCGGAGCATATTCGGTCTTAATACCACACAAATCGTTCAAGCAGTTGATCTGCTGGACAGGGAAAACATGCTGGATTGCCTGCAAATGGTTCATTATCACCTGGGATCTCAGATATCCAATATCCGTGAAATCAGAACCGCTGTCAATGAGTCATGCCGTGTGTATGCAGGCCTGTTCAAAGAAGGTGCCAACATAAAATACCTTGACCTTGGCGGAGGCCTGGCTGTTGATTATGACGGATCACAGTCAAATTTTCTCAGCAGCAAAAATTACACCCAGAGTGAATACTGCACAGATATTATTGAAAGTGTAATGACTTCGCTGGATGAAGAAAAGATTCCTCATCCGACAATCATTACCGAATCGGGCCGTTCCCTGGTTGCCTATTACTCCATGCTGTTGTTCAATGTTCTTGATGTTACAAGGTTTCAGCCCGAACCCCTGCCGGACACCCTGCCCGAAGAGTGTCACCCCCAGATCCAGTATATGTTTAATGCTCTGGAAACATTGAGTATCAGAAACATACAGGAATGTTTTAATGATGTCCTTTTTTACCGGGATGAGGTCCGCAAACTGTTCAATCATGGAAAGATAACCCTTCGGGACCGGTCTTTAGCAGAACAAATTTTCTGGGCAACCATGAATGAAATAGCAAAAAAAGCCAAAGAGATGAAGCACATCGGCCCTGAACTGGAAGATATCGAACGTGCCCTGGCAGATATTTATTATTGCAATTTCAGCGTGTTTCAATCCCTGCCGGATTCCTGGGCCATTGAACAGCTGTTTCCCGTAATGCCAATTCATCGGCTGAATGAAGAGCCTTTAAGAAAAGCCATTATTGCAGACATCACCTGTGACTGTGACGGCAAGATGGACCGGTTCATTGACTCCCATGGATTTAAACGGTATCTGCCTTTGCATGAATTAAAGGATTCCGAAGAATATTTTCTGGGAACCTTTCTTGTGGGTGCCTACCAGGAAACCCTTGGAGATCTTCACAACCTGCTTGGCGATACAAATGTGGTGACCATTAAAATCCTTGAAAACGGAGAATATGAATTTGTAGGAGAGCAGGAGGGGGATACAGTGGCCAACATTTTGTCTTATGTGGCATATGATCCCAAGCGTTTGCTGGTCCGGTTCCGGAAAATTGCGGAAGCTGCAGTTCGCCGGGGAAAAATATCTCCCCAGGAAAGGCGTGAAATCATGCAGGTGTATGAGGCCGGTTTGAGGGGATATACCTATTTTGAACGATAA
- a CDS encoding sigma-54 interaction domain-containing protein, translated as MKDILVLTSRSDDFSLIASALPETSNVKHAVDLAAAQAMHSKAPFDMIMADIALFEKEGDTEDFSFSTHPFVKASPFVQFVILCPKNNLQKALKAVKEGAAGYLMYPVQKRDIQLLLPSVIRTLSRDFELDYLRDHFWKTEWLEIIRSKNFNMKEIYGNIRSVAPTIATVLLLGDTGTGKGMMARLIHWHSQRSEKPFIEVHCGAIPDTLIESELFGHEKGAFTGADRRKPGKFEMAKGGTIFLDEIGTITPSAQIKLLQVLQNGIFSRIGGESMLKSDVRIIAATNSDLARQVKTGEFRKDLYYRLNIFPIKIPPLRERLEDLPYLTEIFLENLNVKYGKKIDGFHHLVLEGFKRYDWPGNIRELENILERAYILEDSSVMTPQNFPRETMPGFDCESAGNDAGTSLAQARQHAINLFEHSYLTALLEQTGGRIGLAAQKAGITARQLNRLLNRHGLNKNKFKRKKDI; from the coding sequence ATGAAAGATATTCTGGTCTTAACCAGCCGGTCAGATGATTTTTCCCTTATTGCAAGCGCCCTGCCAGAAACCAGCAACGTAAAGCATGCAGTTGATCTTGCCGCAGCACAGGCAATGCACAGCAAAGCCCCGTTTGATATGATCATGGCTGATATTGCTCTGTTTGAAAAAGAAGGAGACACAGAAGATTTCAGCTTTTCAACACATCCTTTTGTCAAGGCAAGCCCTTTTGTGCAATTTGTTATACTATGCCCTAAAAACAATCTTCAAAAAGCACTTAAAGCCGTAAAAGAAGGGGCGGCGGGCTATCTTATGTATCCTGTTCAGAAACGGGACATTCAATTGCTGTTGCCGTCGGTTATCAGGACTCTTTCCAGAGACTTTGAATTAGACTACCTTCGGGATCACTTCTGGAAAACAGAATGGCTTGAGATTATTCGTTCCAAGAATTTTAATATGAAAGAAATCTATGGAAATATTCGTTCTGTGGCCCCAACGATTGCAACAGTGCTGTTATTGGGTGATACCGGCACTGGAAAGGGAATGATGGCCCGGCTGATCCACTGGCACAGCCAGCGCTCAGAAAAGCCTTTTATTGAAGTTCATTGCGGGGCCATACCCGATACTTTGATTGAAAGTGAACTTTTCGGGCATGAAAAAGGGGCCTTTACCGGGGCTGATCGAAGAAAGCCTGGAAAATTTGAAATGGCCAAAGGCGGAACCATCTTTCTGGATGAAATCGGAACCATTACACCTTCTGCTCAAATCAAACTGCTCCAGGTTCTTCAAAACGGCATATTCAGCCGGATCGGAGGTGAGTCTATGCTGAAATCAGATGTCCGCATTATAGCGGCTACAAATTCAGACCTTGCCCGGCAGGTAAAAACAGGTGAATTCAGAAAAGATCTTTATTACCGTCTTAACATTTTTCCCATTAAAATTCCGCCGCTCAGGGAAAGGCTTGAAGACCTGCCTTATTTGACTGAAATTTTTCTTGAAAACCTGAATGTTAAATATGGTAAAAAAATCGACGGATTTCATCATTTGGTGCTTGAAGGGTTTAAAAGATACGATTGGCCCGGCAATATTCGCGAGCTTGAAAATATTCTGGAGCGGGCCTATATCCTTGAAGATTCATCTGTCATGACGCCTCAAAATTTCCCCCGGGAAACCATGCCCGGCTTTGATTGTGAAAGTGCCGGCAACGATGCCGGAACCTCTCTTGCTCAGGCAAGGCAGCATGCCATTAACTTGTTTGAACACTCCTACCTGACCGCTTTGTTAGAACAGACCGGGGGACGCATTGGTCTTGCAGCACAAAAAGCCGGAATCACTGCACGACAGCTTAACAGGCTTTTAAACCGTCATGGGTTGAATAAAAATAAATTTAAACGAAAAAAGGACATTTGA
- a CDS encoding response regulator transcription factor, which produces MKKKILIVDDEPNIVVPLEFLMTRNNYDVQTADTGEKALGLILSWKPDLILLDIMLPGMDGYEVCQKIRQEKQFSNTRIIFLSAMARSIDIAKGMGLSADDYITKPFANDYVVSKIKNLLADKD; this is translated from the coding sequence ATGAAAAAAAAAATATTGATTGTTGATGATGAACCCAATATTGTCGTGCCTTTAGAATTTTTAATGACCCGGAACAACTATGATGTTCAAACCGCAGATACCGGGGAAAAAGCGCTGGGCCTGATATTGAGCTGGAAACCGGATCTTATTTTACTGGATATTATGCTGCCCGGAATGGACGGGTATGAAGTATGCCAGAAAATCCGTCAGGAAAAACAATTCAGCAATACCCGGATTATTTTTTTATCTGCCATGGCCCGTTCCATTGATATCGCCAAAGGCATGGGACTTTCAGCTGATGATTACATCACCAAGCCATTTGCCAATGACTATGTGGTAAGCAAGATTAAAAATCTGTTGGCAGACAAAGATTAA